CCCCGGTTGAGAAGTATCTTGCATGTCTCTGCTGCTTCAAGACCGGCTATGACCGCCGGTCCGAAAGAGGGTATACCTGTAATCTTTTCGATCCCCGCGCCTTCCGGGTAGCGCTTTAAGATCTCGCAAACACTCCTGCTGCCGGGCATCTGGGTTGTGAGCTGACCGTACCATCCCCCGATAGTTCCGTATACCATGGGGATTGACATGGCATTGCATGCCTCCGCAAGGTCGATCCGTGCAGCGATGTTATCGAGGGCATCTACAGCAACATCGATATCTTTTAAGATGACCCCGGCATTAATCGTTGAAAAGGTCTCCCTGACCGGTATGACCGTAATGGCTGGATTGATCTCCGCTACCCTTTGTACCGCTGCTTC
This portion of the Syntrophorhabdaceae bacterium genome encodes:
- a CDS encoding HesA/MoeB/ThiF family protein; the encoded protein is EEAILKLSLTPVRYQRNQNLITPADQLRLLKSTVAVIGCGGLGGYIIEEAARLGIGKIVVVDSDCFEEHNLNRQLFSTLQTLGTPKVEAAVQRVAEINPAITVIPVRETFSTINAGVILKDIDVAVDALDNIAARIDLAEACNAMSIPMVYGTIGGWYGQLTTQMPGSRSVCEILKRYPEGAGIEKITGIPSFGPAVIAGLEAAETCKILLNRGNLLQNRMLFINLLDMEVEEITVSREGK